TGAACATGCCGCCGCTGCTGGCGCACACGCCCATCGCGAGCACCCACTTGGGGTCGGGCATCTGGTCGTAGATCTGGCGCAGCACCGGAGCCATCTTCTGGCTGACCCGGCCGGCCACGATCATCAGGTCGGCCTGGCGGGGGCTGGCCCGGAAGACCTCCATGCCGAAGCGTGCCAGGTCGTACTTCGGCCCGCCCGTGGTCATCATCTCGATCGCGCAGCACGCGAGGCCGAACGTCGCCGGCCAGAAGCTGGCCTTGCGCATGTAGCCGGCGACGCCCTCGACGGTCGTCAGCAGGACGCCGCTCGGAAGCTTCTCTTCTAGTCCCACGCCACTCCCTAGTCCCAGTCCAGTCCGCCGCGGCGCCAGACATAGGCGTAGGCGACGAACACGGTGATGATGAAGAGCACCATCTCGAGCAGGCCGAAGCCCCGGAGCGCGTCGAAGTGCACGGCCCACGGGTAGAGGAAGACGATCTCGATGTCGAAGACGATGAACATCATCGCGGTGATGAAGTACTTGACCGGGAAGCGTCCTCCGCCCACGGGCTGGGGGGTGGGCTCGATGCCGCACTCGTAGCTGTCCAGCTTCGCGCGGTTGTAGCGGCGGGGCCCGACCTGCGAGGACATCACCACCGAGCCGACCGCGAAGGCGGCGGCGATCAGCGCCAGCACCAGGACCGGCGTGTAGAGCTGCATCGGCCTTTCCTTCCCTGCTCGTGCGTTGTTCGCGGGGCCGGGCACGTGACGCACGTCACGAAGATTGTGACTTTGTGAATACCTTCACGAATCGGCGCGGTCAGTCTAGGACTCCACTACCACCACCGCACCCCCGGGTCCGGCCGCCCCGGGTCCGGCTCAGGCGGTGGCGCGGTGCAGGGCGACGATGCCGCCCGACAGGTTGCGCCACTCGGGACGCTGCCACCCGGCGCGGGCCACGAGGTCGGCGAGGGCGGGCTGGTCCGGCCAGGCCCGGATCGACTCGGCCAGGTAGACGTAGGCGTCCGGGCTCGACGAGACCGCGCGTGCCACGGGCGGCAGCGCGCGCATGAGGTACTCGTCGTACACCGTGCGGAACGGCGCCCAGGTCGGGTGGCTGAACTCGCAGACCACGAGCCGGCCGCCCGGCCGCGTCACCCGGCGCATCTCGCGCAGGCCGGCGAGCGGGTCGACGATGTTGCGCAGTCCGAAGGAGATCGTGACCGCGTCGAACGTCGCGTCCGCGAACGGCAGCCGCGTGCCGTCACCGGCGGTGAACGCCAGGTGCGGCCGGTGCTGCTTGCCGACCCGGAGCATGCCGAGCGAGAAGTCGCAGGGCACCACCGTCGCGCCGGCGTCGGCGAAGGGCTGGCTCGAGGTGCCCGTGCCGGCGGCGAGGTCGAGCACCCGCTCGCCGGGCAGTGGGGCGACGGCGGCGATCACGTCGCGACGCCAACGCCGGTCCTGGCCCAGCGACAGCACGTCGTTGGTGACGTCGTACCGCTTCGCGACAGCGTCGAACATCCGACGTACGTCGTTCGGCTGCTTGTCCAGCTCTGCACGGGCCACGAGCCGAGCGTAGGGCTCGCACCTGTCACCACGCTGAGCAGGGCCGGTGACGACACCGTCGACCGGGCGGCGCGGCTCGGCAACCAAATGCCGGGAAACGGCGTCTTCAGGATCGAGACTGAGGCGTCCTCACCACGCCTCGGCGCCGCGTCGGCAACGCCGGGGCGTGGACCTTCCCCGGAGGAGAACGATGAGAGCGCTCAAGGCGTTGCTGGCCCTCGTGCTGGTGCTGACCGCGGTCGGTGGTGGTGCGTACGCCGCCGGACACGCCACCCGGCACCACGGTCAGGTGCCCGCCGCCGTCCCGCACGTCCGGCCGAGGCCGCCGGTCAGCGCGTCCCCGACCCCGGTCGAGGCGTCCCCGGCCGCACCCTCCCCCTCCACGCCGGTGTCGTCGACGCCGCCTCCGTCGTCACCGCCGGTCGCTCCGGTGGTGGTGCAGGTGGTGATGGCGCGCGGGGCGCACGGCGCCGACGTGCGCGGCCTCCAGCAGCGCCTGTCCCAGCTCGCCTGGCTGCCGGAGACCACCACCGGGAGGTACGACGCCACCACGGCAGCGGCGGTGAAGGGCTTCCAGGCCAAGCACGGTCTCCCGGCCACCGGGAGGCTCGATCGTCGTACATGGCACCGGCTGGTCGCGCTGACGGCGACGCCGAGCCACGACGCGATGTTCAACGTCCTCCACCCGGGTCCGACGCTGTGGGGCCCCGGCGACCAGGGCCGACAGGTGCGCGAGGTCCAGGCGCGCCTGGCTCAGCTCGACTGGTACTTCGGCGACGTCACGGGCAGCTACGACGCCCACACCGTAGCCGCGGTCAAGGGCTTCCAGGCCAAGCGGCAGATCCCGGTCACCGGGAACGTCGACCAGCGCACACTGGACCGGCTCGACACGATGACGACCACACCGACCGCGGACGCCCTGCACAACGTCGTACCGTCACCGGGCCCGCTCGACGCGCGCTGCCTGACCGGACGGGTGATGTGCATCGACAAGACCAGCAGCACGCTGCGCTGGGTGGTCGACGGCAAGGTCCTGCAGACGATGGACGTGAGGTTCGGCTCGACCCTCAACCACACCCCCACGCGGGAGGGCCTCTTCCACGTCTTCCTCAAGGACGCCGACCACGTCTCCACCCTGTTCGGCTCGGCGATGCCCTTCTCGATGTTCTTCTCCGGTGGCGAGGCCGTCCACTACTCGTCGGACTTCGCCACCTTCGGCTACGCCGGTGCGTCACACGGCTGCGTCAACATCCGTGACTACGACGGGATCCGGTGGCTGTTCTCGCAGGTGCGCGTGGGCGACAAGGTGGTCGTGTACTGGTCGTGACCTTGGCGACAGAAGGGGTCGTCGACTCCGGATCGGGCGTGGTCGCCGAGTACGCTTCCCGACTGTGACGAGCAGCCTGACGGTGCGCACCACCGAGCTCCCTGTCGACGACCGGTTGCTCGACCTGGTGCCCGCCGACGACGCTGTCACGTGGCTCCGCCGCGACGAGGGTCTGGTGGGCTGGGGAGTGGCCGCACGCATCCGCACCCGCGGCCTGACCCGCTTCTCCGACGCCGACAAGTGGTGGACCGAGACCTGTGCCCGGGCCGACGTCCACGACGAGGTGAACGAGCCGGGCTCCGGGCTGGTCTGCTTCGGCACCTTCGGCTTCGCCGACGACCCCGGTGACTCGGTCCTGGTCATCCCGGAGGTCGTGATCGGCCGCCGCGCGGGCCGCACCTGGCTGACCCTGGTCGACGGCGCCGCGTTCGACCCGGCCGGCGACCGGACAGCGAACCGGCCGGTCGCCCCCGAGGACGTCGTCTTCGCCGACGGAGCCCTGGACGGCGAGCGCTGGATGGCGGTCGTCGCCGACGCCGTACGCCGGATCAACAGCGGCGCGCTGGAGAAGGTCGTGCTGGCCCGCGACCTGATCGCGTCCGCCGTCGCCCCGATCGACATCCGGTGGCCGCTGGCGCGGCTCGCCGAGACCTACCCGATGTGCTGGACCTTCCACGTCGACGGCATGTTCGGGGCGACGCCGGAGATGCTGGTCCGCCGCGAGCGCGGCCTGGTCACCTCCCGGGTGCTGGCCGGCACCATCCGGCGCACCGGCGACGACGAGCGCGACCTGGCCCTGGCCGCGATGCTGGCCCGCTCCAGCAAGGACCTCGAGGAGCACGAGTACGCCGTCCGGTCCGTCGCCGACGCTCTCGAGCCGCACTGCTCGTCGATGAACGTGCCGGAGGCGCCGTTCGTGCTGCACCTGCCCAACGTGATGCACCTGGCCACCGACGTTGCCGGGGTGGTGCACGACTCCACCACCGTGTCGTCGCTCCAGCTCGCTGCGTCGCTGCACCCGTCTGCGGCCGTCGGGGGCACCCCCACGGCCGAGGCGGTGCGGCTGATCGCCGAGATCGAGGGTATGGACCGCGGCCGCTACGCCGGCCCGGTCGGCTGGATGGACACCACCGGCGACGGTGAGTGGGCGATCGCCCTCCGCTCGGCCGAGGTCGACGGGAACACCGTGCGGCTCTTCGCCGGCTGCGGCATCGTCGCCGACTCCGAGCCCGAGGACGAGCTGGCCGAGGCCCAGGCCAAGTTCGTCCCGGTCCGCGACTCCCTGACCACCGGCTGACGACCTCCCCCCAGTTGCCTCCCCGCTCCGTCCCGGGATAGTCCGGCACGCCTGGCACCTTGCGGGGCTGCCCCGAGGTGCCAGGCGTGCCGGACTATCTCAGGTCAGGTCGGCGCCGTCGGGGATCCGGCTGAAGGAGAGCGACTCGGGGAGCAGTGCAGCGTACTGGCCGTCCAGGATCCGCAGACCGGCCTCGGAGTAGACCCGGTCGTGGATGGCGAGGTTGCGGGGGGCGCCCACCGCGCGAGCGAAGTCGATGCCCTCGGCGGCCCGCATCCACGGCGCGCAGACCGGGACGCAGAGGACGTCGACGGCCTGCTCGGGCACGGTGAGCGAGTCTCCGGGGTGGTAGACGGTCGTGTCACCGAGGGTGAAGACGTAACCGGAGTTGAAGAAGCGCGGCAGGTCGGGGTGGATCACCGCGTGCAGCTCGCCGACCGACACGGCGGGGATGCCGGGGTCGAACGACGTCCCGGGCGTGACGACGGTGACCCGCTCGGCCACGTCGGGGGCGTCCTCGCGGATCTTCGCGGCGACCGCGTCGATGGTGAACACCGGCGCGTCCGAGCGCTTCAGGTGGTCGGGCAGGTAGTGGTCCGGGTGCTCGTGGGTGATCACCACCGCGTCGGCGCCGTCGAGCGCGTCGGGCTCGGTGAACATCCCCGGGTCGAGGACGACGGTCGTCCCGTCGTGCTCGAGCCGGACGCAGGAGTGGCCGAACTTCGTGATCCGCATCGGGGCTCCTCTCAAGCGGTCAGGTGGTGCACGTAGCACCACCGCCAGTCTTCACCCGGCTCGGCGGACTCCATCACCGGGTGCGCGGAGTCGTGGAAGTGGCGGGTCGCGTGCCGGCGCGGCGAGGAGTCGCAGCAGCCGACGTTGCCGCACTCGAGGCACTGACGCAGGGCGACCCACGTCGTACCCTCGCGCAGGCAGTCGCCGCACTCCGGCTCGGCCACCGTCTCGATCGCGGGGCTGGCCTCCAGGTGCTCGCACGTGGCGCCGGTACGACGTACCGAGACGACGTGGCGGAGCTCGTCGCGACTCTGCTGGCTGATGTCGAGCATGGACTCCTCGACGTCGAGCATGGAGAGCACCTCGCTGATCACCTCGCTGGCGACCGTGCCGGAGCCCCGGATCGCCAGCACCCGCGAGCGTTCGGCGTCGATCATCTCCAGCCGGACCCGCGAGTAGAGCTCGGTCGGCGTCTCCTGGTCGGCGACGGTGCCGAGCCGCTCCCACGCCGCGAAGTTGCGCTGCTCGATGCGCTGCTCGATCAGGTCGAACACGCCGTGCGGGTCGTCGTACTCCAGCTCGTGGAGGCGCTTGAAGCCGGCCTTGGACGCCTGCTGGAGCACCGTGGCCCGCGCCAGCGCGTCCTCCAGCGGGTCGGGTGCCGGCACGTGGAGGCGGCGGGTGAGCCACGGCAGCGACAGGCCCTGGACGAACAGGGTGCCGGCCACGACGGTGAACGCGATCAGCAGCAGCACCTCGCGGTACGGCGTGTCGGCGGGGATCACGAACGCCGCGGCCAGGGTGACCACGCCCCGCATCCCGGCCCAGCCCAGCAGGAAGGTGAACGTCGGCGGTGGGGGCCGCCCCAGGTCGGGGTCGTGCCCCGGCCGGATCAGCAGGTAGCGCGCCACGAACACCCACACGATCCGCAGCACCACGACCGCGACCAGCGTCAGGCCGCACACGGCCACGATCCGGCCCGTGCCGACCGTGCTCCGGCCGACGTCGCCCACGATCCAGCTGGCCTGCAGCCCGATCAGCAGGAAGACGGTGTTTTCCAGGCCGAACGCGATGGTGCGCCAGTTCATCCGCTCGGCGATCCGGGACTGGGCGGTCTGCACGATCGGCGCCTTGTGTCCCAGCAGCAGCCCGGCGACCACGACCGAGACGACACCGGAGGAGTGCAGCTCCTCCGAGGCGATGTAGGTGGCGTAGGGGATCACGAAGGAGATCGCCGTGTCGAGGATCGGGTCCTCGATGTGGCGACGCAGCCGGGCGACGACGTAGAAGACCACGAAGCCGATCACCGCACCACCGACCGACGCGACCAGGAAGTCGGCCCCGACCCGCCACATCGCGACGCCGCCCGCTCCCGCGGCGACCGAGGTGCGCAGGGCGACCAGCGCGGTCGCGTCGTTGAACAGCGACTCGCCCTCGAGGATCGTCACGATCCGGCGCGGCAGCCCGATCCGTCGGGCGATCGCGGTGGCCGCGACGGCGTCGGGAGGCGCGACCACGGCACCGATCGCCAGCGCCGCCCACCAGTCCAGCCCCGGCAGGAGCGCGTGGACCAGCCAGCCGATGCCCGCGGTGGTGAACACGACCAGCCCGACGCTGAGGAGCAGGATCGACCGCCGGTTGGCGTTGAAGTCGACCAGCGAGGTCTGGATCGCTGCGGAGTACAGCAGCGGTGGCAGCAGCCCGAGCAGCACGACGTCGGAGGTCAGGTGGACCGTGGGCACGAACGGGAGGTAGGACGCCGCCACCCCGACCACGATCAGCAGCAGCGGGGCCGGGGCGTCGAACCGGGCGGCCAGAGCGGACACGGCCAGCACGACCAGAGCGAGCGCAACCAGCTCGAAGGCGATCTCCACCCGCTCATTGTGTCCGGAGGTGGCTCAGCCGCGGTCGTCCACCCAGCGCATGGGATCTCCCCAGCCCAGCTCGTCGATGCCGTGCCGGGCCAGCGCCATCACCACCAGCGTGCGCCGGTACGCCGCGAACGTGAGCACGTGGGCGACCATCCCGCCGTACGTGAAGACCTCGGCCTGCTCGCAGACCGCGTCGACGAAGGTGTCGTCGAGGCGCCCCTGGTCGCAGACCTCGCGGACGTGGGCGAGGTAGCGCGGCCCCTCGATCGCCAGGCGCCGGCGCATCGAGCTGACCGACTCGTGCTCCTCGACGCTCCAGTCGTAGTCGCGGGTGGCCATCGCGGCGTTCCACATGCCCATCTGGCCGACCAGACGGCTCAGCAGCGAGCGCAGCGTCTGGCGGTCGTCGTCGACCTCGACGACGACCGGCTCGTCGAGCTGGCCGTCGGTCAGCCGCTCGGCCAGCCGCACCATCTCGCCGGTCAGCCAGATGTGGTGCTCGACCATCTTCTCCACGAGATCCGAACCTCCGACCATGTCGCGCGAGGGCAGCCGGATGCTGGCCGGCGGGACGAAGTGGACGGACACCGGGTCGCCGATCTGGATGTGCCCGGGCTTCGCCCGCCACTCGCGGGGCGGCACGCCGTACGACTTGGTGAAGGCACGGGTGAACGCCTCGTGCGAGGAGTAGCCGGCCTCGACGGCGATGTCGATCAGTGGCGCCTTCGTCGAGATCATCCGGTACGCCGCCCGCTCGAGCAGGATCCGCCGGCGCAGCGCCTGCGGCGGTTCGCCGCCGACCGACTTGATGATCCGGTCGAAGTGGAAGCGCGAGAAGTGATGCCGCGCCGCCCAGTCGTCGCCGGTCGCCTCGTGGTCGTCGAGTGCGCCGGCCAGGCCGTCGACGAACTCGGCGAAGGTGTCGGCCGCGGTGCTCATGGCGTCCATGGTGCCTCCGGAGGGCTGCCCGCGTCTTGATCCGGCTTGCTCAGCCCGGGCCGCCGAGGGCGCGGATCCGCTCGTCCAGGTCGCGCCGGTTGTCACGGCGGACGACGGCCTCGACCACCTCGATCCCGCCGTTCGGGCTGGCCAGCGCCTGCTCCAGCTCGGGGCGCGAGGTGACGCGGAGGTGCGGAGTCCGGGTGGCGGCGCAGAGGCCGGCGAGGTCGACTCCGTGGGGAGTGCCGAAGAGCGCGTCGTAGCGGTCCGCGTGCTCCGGCGCCCCCTGCTCGAGCATCGCGAAGATCGAGCCGCCGTCGTCGTTGACGACCACCAGGGTCAGGTCGGGCTCGGGCTGACCGGGGCCCCGCACCAGTCCGTTGCTGTCGTGAAGGAACGTCACGTCGCCGAGCAGCGCGAGGCTGCGGGTCGACTCGCGGCCGAGCGCGGCACCGATCGCCGTCGAGACCATGCCGTCGATGCCCGACAGGCCACGGTTGGCGATCACCTTGCGGCGGTCGCCCACGTCGTACCGCGGCACCATCAGGTCGAGGTCGCGGATCGGGCTCGAGGCGCCGACGACGAGCAGCCCCCCGGCCGGCAGGGCGCGGGCGACCGCGCCCGCCACGTCGTACGGCGTGAGGTCGGGCTCGGCGGCCAGCAGCCGGTCGAGCTTCCCGGCCAGGGCCGCGTCCGCCTGCTTCCAGCGGGCGAACCAGTCGGTGGAGTCGGGCTCCGCGGCCCGGGCTCGTTCGAACGAGGCGGCGACCGGGTAGGGCCGGCGCAGCTCGCGACCCGGCGTGGGAGCCGCCCACACGTCGACGTCCTCGCGCGCCAGCAGCCGACTGACCGGCCGGGAGAGGGTCGGGTGCCCGAGGACGACGACCCGCTCGATCTCCTGCCCCAGCACGCCGTCGAGCAGGAGCCGGTAACAGCGGATCGCGTGGTCGCCGGTACGGGAGCCGCTGCTGGGCTCGGCGAACAGCGGCCAGCCGGCCTCCTGGGCCAGCATCCGGGCCGGTGGCCCGGCGTCGTCGCCGGCCACCACCACCGTGCGCGGCCCCGCCGGCAGCACCGTCACCTCACCGTCGCCGCCCAGGAACGGCCCGCGCGGCCGCTCCGCCCGCACCCCCGGCGCGTCGGCCCACCCCTCCCCCGGCACCAGCGGGTCGTCCAGCTGCACATTGAGATGAATGGGTAGTCCGTGACGTAAGCGCCCTATTTCCGGACCGGATAGGGCGCTTACGTCACGGACTATCGCGAAGTCGGCGACATCGAGGGTGGGGACGAGGGGGCCGAAGACGCCGACCTGGTCGGTGGTCTGGTTGGCGTCGGTGCCGCGCAGGCGAGCGGGGCGGTCGGCGGTGACCGCGACCATCGGTACGCCGGCGTGGGCGGCCTCGAGCAGGGCCGGGTGGAGGTTGGCGACGGCGGTGCCCGACGTGCAGATCACCGCCGCTCGCGAGCCGACCTTGGTCAGACCGAGGGCCAGGAAGGCGGCGGAGCGCTCGTCGAGCCGGGTGTGCAGCCGGACCGAGCCGGCCTGCGCCGCGTCGTACGCCGCGAACGACAGGGGCGCGTTGCGCGAGCCGGGTGCGACCACGATCTCGCGGACCCCGGACTCGACCAGGAGGGTGACCACGGCCCGAGCCAGGTCCGTGGATGTGCTCATCGGGGACGATCCTCCCTCATCGCGCGGGAGGCCCGGAAGGCGAGGACCCCGTCCAGCCGTGCCTCCCACCACGCCACCCGGTCCGGGGACGCCTCGAACTCCGCCAGCCACGCGGGCAGGACCAGAGGCAGCAGCACCGGGAGCTTCCCGTCCAGGGGGAACAGCTCCGGCGACGCGACGTCGGCCGTGAGCAGCGACCGGGTCGCGAGGCCGCACGCGTGGTCGAGGCGGGGCAGCGACGCCGCCAGGGACACCCCGGCGGCCAGGCCGAGCGACGTCTCCAGCGCCGACGAGACCACCACCGGCATCCCGATGTCGTCGGCGATCCGCAGGCAGGCCCGCACGCCACCCAGCGGCTGCACCTTGAGCACCGCGATGTCGGCGGCCCCGAGGTCGCGCACGCGGTAGGGGTCGGCGGCCCGCCGGATCGACTCGTCGGCGGCGATCGGGACCGCGACCCGGCGGCGTACCGACGCGAGGTCCTCCACCGACGCGCACGGCTGCTCGACGTACTCCAGGCCGCCCGCCGCCCGGTCCAGCTCGGCGATCGCGGCGACCGCCTGGTCGACCGTCCAGGCACCGTTGGCGTCGACCCGCACCCGGCCCGTCGGACCGAGCGCGTCGCGCACCGCCTCGACCCTGGCCAGGTCGTCGGCGAGGGCCGAGCCCGGGTCGGCCACCTTGACCTTGGCCGTGGCGCAGCCGGACGCGAGCACCAGCGCGTGGGCGGCCTCCGGGGAGACCACGGGCACCGTCGCGTTCACCGGTACGTCGTCGCGCACGACCACGGGCCAGTCACCGGCCGCGGCCTCCTCGGCGCAGCGCAGCCAGGCCTCGGCCTCCTCGGGCGGGTACTCGACGAACGGGCTCCACTCGCCCCAGCCTGCGTCGCCCTCGATCACCGCACCCTCCCGCACCGTGATGCCGCGGAAGCGGGTGGTCATCGGGATCGAGAAGACCCGCAGCCGGCCGGTCACCGCGGCGCCACGAGGTCGCGGACCGCGAGCCGGTCGACCTTCCCGTTGGCCAGCATCGGGATCGCGGCCACGACCCGCACCTCGCGCGGCGCCCAGGGCCGCGGGTGCACGGCGGCCACCCAGTCGCGCGCCTCGTCGAGCGTCAAGGTCCCGGGCTCGACCAGCGACACGATCGCGACCACGCGGTTGCCCCACTCGGCGTCGGGCAGCCCGACCACCTCGGCGGCGGTCACCGACGGGTGCTCGCGCAACCGCGCCGCGACCGCGGCCGCCGGCACGTTGACCCCTCCACTGACGACGATGTCGTCGACCCGCCCGAGCACCCGCAGCCGGCCGTCGTCCTCGAGCCTTCCGGCGTCGGAGGTGACGAACCACCCGTCGACGAGAGCCTCCCGGGTCGCTTCGGGGGCGTCGAGGTAGCCGTCGAAGATCGTCGGGCCGGCGATCCGGATCCTGCCGTCCGGGGCCAGCGCGAGGCCGACGCCGTCCAGGGGGACGCCGTCGTACACACAGCCGCCGCAGGTCTCCGCCGAGCCGTACGTCGCCACGGCGCGCACGCCCGCCTCGTCGGCCCGGGCCCGAAGCGAGGGATCGACCGGTCCGCCCCCGACCAGCACGGTGTGACAGGCGCCCAGGGCGGCCCGGTCGGCCGGCGAGTCGAGCCAGCGGTGCAGCTGGGTGGGGACGACGGACACGAACGCACCGTCGGTCGACACCGAGGCGGGCGTCCGGTCACCGAGCGCCACCGGCCGGTGCCCGGCGAGCAGCGAGCGGACCACGACGTTGAAGCCCGCGACGTACGACGACGGGAGGGCGAGCAGCCACGGCCCGCTGCCGCCGAGCCGGGCCGCCGACGCCGCGGCCGAGGCCAGCACCGCCTCGCGTCGCAGGAGCACCTGCTTGGGCGTGCCCGACGAGCCCGACGTGGAGATCACCAGCGGGTCCGGCGCCTCGGCCGACAACCACTCCGACACCGCGTCGACGTCGCGCTCGGCGTCGCCGGTCAGCCGGAGGTAACCCATGCGACGCACGCTACTGGCGGCTGGAAGAATCCGAACGGTGCCCACCTGGATGACGCGGATGCTCCCCGAGTCCCGGGTGGCCCGTCGGCTCTCGGTCCAGTCGGTGCTGTTCGCCTTCGGCGACGGCGTCTTCACCACCGGGAACGCGGTCTACTTCACCCAGATCGTCGGGCTCAGCGCCGCCCAGGTCGGACTCGGCCTGTCCCTCAGCGGCCTGTCCGTGCTGGCCCTCTCGGTGCCGATGGGCCGCGTCGCCGACCGGTACGGCGGCCGGCGGGTGTGGGCCGTCGGCGCTTTCGTCGAGGCGCTGCTGTATCTCACCTACCCGTTCATCCACGGCTTCCCGCCGTTCGTGCTGCTGCTGACCGGCTTCGCGATCATCGCCACGGCCGGTAACGCGGGCCGTGGCGCCTACACGATCGGGATCTTCCCGCGCGAGGAGCGAGTACGGAACCAGGCGTTCCTGCGGGCCGCCCTCAACCTCGGCTTCACCCTCGGTGCGCTGGGCGGCGGCCTCGCCCTGGCCACCGACAGCCGCGACGTGATCCGGATGGTGCCGGTCTTCTCGGCCCTGGTGCTGGCCGCGAACGCCTTCCTGATCTCGCGGCTGCCCGACCTCCGGCCTGCCGCTGTCGAGTCGGCGGACGAGGCCGAGGCCGAGGCGGAGGACGAGGTGGGGGCGAGCCCCGCCAGCCCCAAGGCCCTGAAGAACCGCGGCTACGTCGTCACCTCGGTGCTGAGCGGCATCGCCGGCACCCACTGGATCCTGCTGCTGGTGGTGATCCCGCTCTGGCTGGTCGAGCGCACCGACGCTCCGCACTGGGTGCTGGCGTGGCTGTTCGGCACCAACACCGTGCTGGCCGTGCTGTTCCAGGTGCCGGCCGCACGCGGCATGAACACCATCAGCGGCGCCCTCCGTGGCGTCCGGCTCGCCACCGGCTTCATGGTGGTCTCGTGCGCCCTCGTGGCCGTCACCGGCGACACCATCGGCTGGGTCTCCGTGGTGCTGCTGCTGGTCGGGCACATGACGGTCACCGGCGCGGAGCTGTTCGAGTCGGCGGCCACCTGGGGCTTCATGGCCGAGCTGTCCGACCCCTACCGGCGCGGGGAGTACCAAGGCGTCTGGGGCATGGGCGGACGGATCACCAACATCCTCGGCCCCGCGGCGTACACCTGGCTGGCGCTCGACCAGGGCACCGTTGGCTGGGCGGTGATCGCCACCACGATCGTGCTCGCCGCCGTGCTCCTGCATCCCTCGGTCAGGGCGGCCGAGCGCTTCCTGGTCACCCACGAGCTCGACGTGTCGCGCACG
This genomic window from Nocardioides cynanchi contains:
- a CDS encoding NuoB/complex I 20 kDa subunit family protein; amino-acid sequence: MGLEEKLPSGVLLTTVEGVAGYMRKASFWPATFGLACCAIEMMTTGGPKYDLARFGMEVFRASPRQADLMIVAGRVSQKMAPVLRQIYDQMPDPKWVLAMGVCASSGGMFNNYAIVQGVDHVVPVDMYLPGCPPRPEMLIDAILKLHDQVQHTKLGANRRTEIVDLETSALTALPTSQMKGLMR
- a CDS encoding NADH-quinone oxidoreductase subunit A — translated: MQLYTPVLVLALIAAAFAVGSVVMSSQVGPRRYNRAKLDSYECGIEPTPQPVGGGRFPVKYFITAMMFIVFDIEIVFLYPWAVHFDALRGFGLLEMVLFIITVFVAYAYVWRRGGLDWD
- a CDS encoding demethylmenaquinone methyltransferase → MARAELDKQPNDVRRMFDAVAKRYDVTNDVLSLGQDRRWRRDVIAAVAPLPGERVLDLAAGTGTSSQPFADAGATVVPCDFSLGMLRVGKQHRPHLAFTAGDGTRLPFADATFDAVTISFGLRNIVDPLAGLREMRRVTRPGGRLVVCEFSHPTWAPFRTVYDEYLMRALPPVARAVSSSPDAYVYLAESIRAWPDQPALADLVARAGWQRPEWRNLSGGIVALHRATA
- a CDS encoding L,D-transpeptidase family protein — its product is MRALKALLALVLVLTAVGGGAYAAGHATRHHGQVPAAVPHVRPRPPVSASPTPVEASPAAPSPSTPVSSTPPPSSPPVAPVVVQVVMARGAHGADVRGLQQRLSQLAWLPETTTGRYDATTAAAVKGFQAKHGLPATGRLDRRTWHRLVALTATPSHDAMFNVLHPGPTLWGPGDQGRQVREVQARLAQLDWYFGDVTGSYDAHTVAAVKGFQAKRQIPVTGNVDQRTLDRLDTMTTTPTADALHNVVPSPGPLDARCLTGRVMCIDKTSSTLRWVVDGKVLQTMDVRFGSTLNHTPTREGLFHVFLKDADHVSTLFGSAMPFSMFFSGGEAVHYSSDFATFGYAGASHGCVNIRDYDGIRWLFSQVRVGDKVVVYWS
- a CDS encoding isochorismate synthase, with protein sequence MTSSLTVRTTELPVDDRLLDLVPADDAVTWLRRDEGLVGWGVAARIRTRGLTRFSDADKWWTETCARADVHDEVNEPGSGLVCFGTFGFADDPGDSVLVIPEVVIGRRAGRTWLTLVDGAAFDPAGDRTANRPVAPEDVVFADGALDGERWMAVVADAVRRINSGALEKVVLARDLIASAVAPIDIRWPLARLAETYPMCWTFHVDGMFGATPEMLVRRERGLVTSRVLAGTIRRTGDDERDLALAAMLARSSKDLEEHEYAVRSVADALEPHCSSMNVPEAPFVLHLPNVMHLATDVAGVVHDSTTVSSLQLAASLHPSAAVGGTPTAEAVRLIAEIEGMDRGRYAGPVGWMDTTGDGEWAIALRSAEVDGNTVRLFAGCGIVADSEPEDELAEAQAKFVPVRDSLTTG
- a CDS encoding MBL fold metallo-hydrolase produces the protein MRITKFGHSCVRLEHDGTTVVLDPGMFTEPDALDGADAVVITHEHPDHYLPDHLKRSDAPVFTIDAVAAKIREDAPDVAERVTVVTPGTSFDPGIPAVSVGELHAVIHPDLPRFFNSGYVFTLGDTTVYHPGDSLTVPEQAVDVLCVPVCAPWMRAAEGIDFARAVGAPRNLAIHDRVYSEAGLRILDGQYAALLPESLSFSRIPDGADLT
- a CDS encoding Na+/H+ antiporter; protein product: MEIAFELVALALVVLAVSALAARFDAPAPLLLIVVGVAASYLPFVPTVHLTSDVVLLGLLPPLLYSAAIQTSLVDFNANRRSILLLSVGLVVFTTAGIGWLVHALLPGLDWWAALAIGAVVAPPDAVAATAIARRIGLPRRIVTILEGESLFNDATALVALRTSVAAGAGGVAMWRVGADFLVASVGGAVIGFVVFYVVARLRRHIEDPILDTAISFVIPYATYIASEELHSSGVVSVVVAGLLLGHKAPIVQTAQSRIAERMNWRTIAFGLENTVFLLIGLQASWIVGDVGRSTVGTGRIVAVCGLTLVAVVVLRIVWVFVARYLLIRPGHDPDLGRPPPPTFTFLLGWAGMRGVVTLAAAFVIPADTPYREVLLLIAFTVVAGTLFVQGLSLPWLTRRLHVPAPDPLEDALARATVLQQASKAGFKRLHELEYDDPHGVFDLIEQRIEQRNFAAWERLGTVADQETPTELYSRVRLEMIDAERSRVLAIRGSGTVASEVISEVLSMLDVEESMLDISQQSRDELRHVVSVRRTGATCEHLEASPAIETVAEPECGDCLREGTTWVALRQCLECGNVGCCDSSPRRHATRHFHDSAHPVMESAEPGEDWRWCYVHHLTA
- a CDS encoding helix-turn-helix transcriptional regulator is translated as MSTAADTFAEFVDGLAGALDDHEATGDDWAARHHFSRFHFDRIIKSVGGEPPQALRRRILLERAAYRMISTKAPLIDIAVEAGYSSHEAFTRAFTKSYGVPPREWRAKPGHIQIGDPVSVHFVPPASIRLPSRDMVGGSDLVEKMVEHHIWLTGEMVRLAERLTDGQLDEPVVVEVDDDRQTLRSLLSRLVGQMGMWNAAMATRDYDWSVEEHESVSSMRRRLAIEGPRYLAHVREVCDQGRLDDTFVDAVCEQAEVFTYGGMVAHVLTFAAYRRTLVVMALARHGIDELGWGDPMRWVDDRG